The following proteins are co-located in the Besnoitia besnoiti strain Bb-Ger1 chromosome Unknown contig00007, whole genome shotgun sequence genome:
- a CDS encoding uncharacterized protein (encoded by transcript BESB_072550) codes for MQSDVLSPVAATPHRDKAPGLPPAACEARDEFAGPDDGSGVTCVTTSASALSSTAATVASPLAGHVASGAAAPSFASFTAGSLQSCPFLSLCAPASVASGLPPAEGEAAAAGAARVEDSFPAAAVGPLSHPLAARRLVPSAASFAPAPPSSRLPPAGGEGDACPVAASGASGKGNDELAAAHFEGRVAERRGVRPPLGSAPPLPPLTHPAAHPPPPSSSRGDRAVHGRQFAATLLRVPQQDAHFPDLVASSPSSQASACSASSSSSFPPFHDPAFFSQIMGGAAGAGEMYYGQPAFGRPPPGSAPARPPPPQAATGGDSGCDDGEGSALSAPHSASTSASLTGEGSGREARAASSSATASADARSLGRADSAARGPAPGDVVGQVPQLPSLFQHPAPPLPHLPCTPRPAHGAGGPSSASVLASASSPFPSFASPLAHTAAPGAGLAARGGEGRAPGAPPLCGEFASPRALSASPVSVDAAVPSCLEALGSLAGPTGAGGLLQGSCALPRQTPPPGREANPGFGGDKLLAAGAAFSRGGCSRAGGVAGGAGDGLQTSSLGALPQATGGAACFVSALPSTSASPPAPASLTSLASPGAAPTPGHGGDQGVARCRGGGGFFSFPPPSAAPAGCRPPTGSLPPSSSAAAPGFPDGAVPFGASYASCHLSKGPPASPCPSSVSSHPSRLLALQASSACEAALPGPEAPQPSGSAGAFIGSSHVAASAPRPAPVFCPSALAPPLRHPMFSCSASPSSADATMHPSHLLRGPCAGSGCPSPHVPQQSASAHAPFPSHQASFAAALPAHGQSLAGPPGSATGAGGAPTTATALCYHADPACGGGQAGSGGRGSQALSPQQPTGSPFAASVQHAAAHLIPPNAGLAAAALSALCSAGLNPGCDLWHAKQVLCQRESRPLRLSRFEMVEAYAKSTLCLSCDSMEHKITNCPFGEFVCPNCHRSSHRGEHCPLPCRFCFECHSGISVNECIRRTARQPLERLLGVKMPLDASLCRSGSSGAFSCASADGACRSGRWTAEDLSQHTADRPNTAHGRSVYVSNMVPGTTKEALRTAINLLLEHGYVLSVEMRERSNLQPYAFVELSTLQAAYELVQQKKTALVIRDQQLKVQFKKIGLTCTSSSRLLRLPSAAGAPGGDAAAAAAVYASAGWLPDADVNGDDLSHARAAAGDSQQAQQLAHALLRQSTEPFLPTGQSVHEVCRLVAIKLAKDYGLSSPLLLDAMASSCFFASSARQTGVVAGAAAQHPPPLGLPFASWPATTNALALAPPPQPAQPSPGQPHAALQASVAPFAFANSAFGSAVAGRAVERVDDEPAGGFPGGRDRCGGEQRPVDFANAAVATAVRSAPPAPFSAGGGGRPSGASPPSAPASGYPQASASYAWQAHASAFASPASLSSSSSIRQPPHAGGRDLGPASAGHAYPPNGARASLPSAASQPRGCHDSTLDSSGASGNDGGELRDERAGFAVPLAALTPEPRFSASYLPGGGERGAFSPPHAASTHATSKDAKKGGGLHPTTAESALSRGFVGSSALPFRPGGAEKVAQTHHETAVTQSRSAALAHSARASLALDSERLVGASDQANGRRSHDVERLALEGQERGPAAAASEPRGDALCAGVRRTEGAGVAGGEGETRGMRKAEGEGSGLRGDASHYECLRRDSGMQKFLSDATEYVQSANAHLTTARSTLPSDGNGDSSDKTRNSQIQSADASANREKELFSMYARSEARAHSFAGNASGRSAAVSWEAESGSRGNQVQAADAATAARFTSFSSFPASLASSLPSCTASLGLPGAHAAAGAAGERTDDSAGTRPSVYVHRSPGVLAPAAAGAACSYPFSCEQREAARPPLGHLRDEFGAKGSERSARKGSASNLAFVGRVRQPPHTPPPGLELRGGGAVAVCQSGGPHASAAPEFPPFLSFADQAAGAGAPSRSRRSEEGMPQGDAAGAGGREGSDGRDVDREAGGDKREGAGGTNSQKAPQRGGGGKSASAANSRDAERGACAGEEGSPALCSFFLSASGDGGSSLDGGGVVSEGPATPKKLPSLASRPTQLSFFSDASSLGSSSLSLASTGGVRHCGASARGGEGGGAHASRNGPANGLTAFSGVLTPRALATTDFEDAGRSARSLGAEFHHLSLSQQSTDEDTLPAQSELHLSFLSSSDLWGSARSTAEEERMFADGARDDALGEASPSRLLSSSFSSFASLSSSFSSASPLPFVAFSDQTASSSLSTLPALTSQAEGAAKRAEEARCARAEEKGCASPSLDGGGGLQTPASEEGLCRGERRDDASERRGDDARPFDRTRLTGGKPLASVWVEASQEAPAGRTAEETGLHFSCFAQSQGGVCGDEALGKSRGTTGGGAVGHVSCASASLLVPLSLSTGSTEEEDESERQAASQSKAKTLLPHLLADGGLAPHLDESGKSQAKALATPFLPLSCRGYRRPSAKGDGTQVEDGAATGRSRDPREDVENAEQAEERAGEEEAQENTSTAWPLSLRSSSCSSPSSPSGSRTGDSKAETKLQLGDAGGTPASLRFNVKLEEALSIGDAPDAGGLARLHDRPAATVASSSNETYAFCFSSLASSSAFSSSAETAGSKGEPAHPIGARRGGPNGGDRVDAKGLVLQGGGDTPGAFAFPALLEAPQQTWGRAPEADRPAKPSNFASASPRSVFPPKDRPSPSAVFALADRCPASILPQHETTMQRPADASPGASSERRAGAGDSAPTLKAVKRFHEAKDDGKSAGGGVGVPRPAPSCPLALPSLLSHRAAHQQGLPPLVVSALASPSCCASAASHSAAFPRFAFFAAAAGEDRRQAREGGGEGAGPPRGAATLPRDGENESRAPRPEESRRDSASAHQTTEARAGLEAPEGDGSTAQMSDARAWATETPDEAARARASPERAAAPEARGRTSERARHVHARLRERNAPGESVARVEETGAAAGGQEGDAVSEGVVSVVVRRAFVGLRRDDAGRRRGGSDAACAAFASESQDGERPRAETFELSGASPSAHRSVPLSGASQTPRHAICSQPYVCGFAACASMSGPADECEGWTRPGGEVPSRDCDEVEAAQDVGAAAARSKFITSMPDVGCGVTVAGGSDEEAAGRAGLLCEGVAARLTRGESASHDLEERDKAAGREGDEAVAAAGAARRGPRRHTLRRKSSEEAAAGLGEADTSSAGGASPHKGKARAVDELAKRESDAAGGAGAPAAVDMATLLDRIDDITRQLPPSVLDAVLSGLSSARGPNAPADN; via the exons ATGCAGTCTGACGTCCTCTCACCTGTCGCGGCAACGCCGCACCGAGACAAGGCTCCAGGActcccgccggcggcgtgcgaggcCCGAGACGAGTTTGCCGGACCTGACGATG GGTCAGGCGTGACCTGCGTAACgacgtctgcctccgcgctctcgTCAACTGCCGCGActgtcgcgtctccgctggcggGTCACGTTGCGAGtggggctgccgcgccgtcgttcgcctccttcacCGCAGGGTCTCTCCAGAGTTgtcccttcctctcgctctgcgccccCGCCAGCGTGGCGAGCGGCTTGCcgcccgcggaaggcgaggctgcagccgccggcgccgcgcgcgtagAGGACTCGtttcccgccgccgcggttgGCCCTCTGTCGCATCCactggctgcgcggcgcctcgtgccctccgcggcctcgttcgcgccggcgccgccctcctcgcgcctcccgcccgctggcggcgagggTGATGCGTGCCCGGTCGCTGCCTCAGGGGCCTCTGGCAAGGGAAACGACGAACTCGCTGCGGCTCACTTCGAAGGTCGCGTAGCGGAGCGCAGGGGCGTCCGGCCCCCCCTGGGCAGtgctccgccgctgccgcctctgaCTCACCCGGCCGCGCaccctccgcctccgtcctcctcgcggggAGACCGGGCGGTACACGGGCGCCAGTTCGCCGCGACGTTGCTGAGGGTCCCGCAGCAAGACGCGCACTTTCCGGACCTCGtggcctcgtctccctcatCGCAGGCTtcagcctgcagcgcctcctcatcTTCCTCGTTTCCGCCGTTCCACGACCCAGCATTCTTTTCTCAAATTATGGGCGGAGCTGCCGGGGCTGGCGAGATGTATTATGGACAACCCGCGTTcgggcgcccgcctccaggctcggcgccggcgcgacctccgccgccgcaggcggccacTGGCGGTGACAGTGGgtgcgacgacggcgaaggctcGGCCCTCTCAGCGCCTCATTCCGCCTCAACCTCCGCTTCGCTGACGGGCGAAGGCTcgggacgcgaggcgcgtgcagcgtcttcctccgcgactGCTTCGGCCGACGCCCGGAGCCTGGGCCGCGCAGActcggcggctcgcggcccCGCCCCCGGCGACGTCGTGGGGCAAGtcccgcagctgccgtcgctcttTCAGCACCCCGccccgcctctgccgcatCTCCCCTgcacgccgcgccctgcacacggcgccggcggcccttcttccgcctcggtATTGGcttcggcctcttcgccgtttcCCTCCTTCGCATCCCCCCTCGCACACACTGCGGCTCCGGGagcgggcctcgcggcgcgagggggcgagggccgcgcccccggcgcgcccccgctctgcggcgagtTCGCGTCCCCGCGTGCGTTGTCGGCTTCTCCTGTCTCAGTCGACGCTGCCGTCCCCTCCTGTCTTGAGGCCCTGGGAAGTCTGGCAGGCCCCACTGGAGCGGGCGGGCTGCTGCAGGGCAGCTGCGCCCTCCCGCGACAAACACCGCCGCCCGGGAGGGAGGCCAACCCAGGTTTTGGGGGGGACAAGCTcctggctgccggcgcggcgttcTCGCGAGGGGGttgcagccgcgcaggcggcgtcgcgggcggcgctggggACGGCCTGCAGACTTCGTCTCTCGGGGCTCTGCCACAGGCGACGGGCGGGGCGGCATGCTTCGTCTCGGCTCTCCCGTCCACGAGCGCGTCCCCTCcagcgccggcctcgctcacgagcctcgcgtctccgGGGGCCGCCCCCACGCCGGGGCATGGGGGCGACCAGGGGGTTGCGCGGtgcaggggcggcggcgggttcttctcctttccgccgccgtctgcagctcctgctgGCTGTCGACCCCCGACCGGGTCGCTGCCCCCGTCGtcgagcgctgcggcgccgggctTCCCTGATGGGGCGGTGCCCTTTGGCGCCTCCTACGCATCGTGTCATCTGTCCAAAGgcccgcccgcctctccgtGCCCTTCATCAGTTTCTTCGCAtccttctcgcctgctgGCCCTCCAGgcttcgtctgcctgcgaggccgcgctgcctggcccggaggcgccgcagccctccGGCTCGGCGGGTGCGTTTATTGGGTCTTCCCACGTGGCGGCCTCCGCTCCCCGCCCTGCGCCTGTCTTCTGCCCTTCAGCACTCGCCCCGCCCCTGCGGCATCCCATGTTTTCctgctcggcgtctccgtcaTCTGCGGACGCCACCATGCATCCCTCGCATCTGCTTCGCGGCCCCTGCGCAGGCTCGGGTTGCCCTTCTCCCCACGTGCCGCAGcagtcggcgagcgcgcacgcgccctTCCCCAGCCACCAGGCgtcgttcgccgcggcgctgccggcgcatgGGCAGTCCCTCGCGGGACCCCCGGGTTCTGCAacgggcgccggaggcgcgcccacgaccgcgaccgcgctgTGCTACCACGCGGACCCCGCATGCGGCGGGGGGCAGGCGGgaagcggagggaggggCAGTCAGGCGCTCTCCCCGCAGCAGCCCACGGgctcgcccttcgccgccagTGTGCAACACGCCGCAGCGCATCTGATTCCTCCCAACGCcgggctcgcggccgcggcgctcagcgcactctgcagcgccggcctCAACCCGGGATGCGACCTTTGGCACGCGAAGCAAGTCCTCTGCCAACGCGAGTCAAGGCCCCTCAGGCTCAGCCGATTCGAGATGGTGGAGGCCTACGCAAAAT cgacgcTGTGCCTGTCCTGCGACTCGATGGAGCACAAGATTACGAACTGCCCCTTCGGCGAGTTTGTCTGCCCGAACTGCCACCGCTCGTCTCACAGGGGCGAGCACTGTCCACTCCCGTGCAGATTCTGCTTCGAATGTCACTCCGGCATCTCGGTGAATGAGTGCATTCGG CGCactgcgcggcagccgctggagcGTTTGCTCGGTGTGAAGATGCCGCTGGACGCCTCGCTGTGTCGGTCAGGGTCTTCGGGGGCGTTTTCGTGCGCgtcggcggacggcgcgtgTCGCAGCGGGCGCTGGACAGCGGAGGATCTTTCTCAGCACACGGCGGACAGGCCGAACACGGCTCACGGACGCAGCGTCTACGTGTCCAACATGGTCCCTGGTACTacgaaggaggcgctgcgcaccGCGATCAACCTGCTTCTGGAGCACGGCTACGTACTGTCCGTTGAGATGCGCGAACGCAGCAACCTGCAGCCTTACGCGTTTGTGGAACTCTccacgctgcaggcggcctACGAGCTCGTCCAGCAGAAAAAAACCGCGCTGGTGATCCGCGACCAACAACTCAAAGTGCAGTTCAAAAAAATCGGCCTCACCTgcacctcctcctcgcgcctcctacgcctgccctccgccgccggcgcccccggcggtgacgccgccgcggcggctgccgtctACGCGTCAGCTGGCTGGCTGCCTGACGCAGACGTGAACGGCGACGACCTCAGCCacgcccgcgcggccgcgggc GATagccagcaggcgcagcagctggcgcaCGCACTTCTGCGGCAGAGCACCGAACCGTTCCTGCCTACGGGGCAGTCGGTTCACGAGGTGTGTCGACTGGTTGCCATCAAGCTCGCGAAGGACTACgggctctcctcgcctctcctcctcgacgcgatGGCCTCGtcctgcttcttcgcctcttcggcgcggcagacgggcgtcgtcgcgggcgccgccgcccagcacCCGCCCCCGCTGGGCTTGCCTTTCGCGTCTTGGCCCGCGACGACGAACgcactcgccctcgcccctcctccgcagccggcgcagccgTCGCCGGGTCAGCCGCACGCTGCGCTCCAGGCGTCGGTGGCTcctttcgccttcgcgaACTCCGCGTTTGGCTCTGCCGTTGCGGGGCGCGCAGTGGAAAGAGTCGACGACGAGCCTGCAGGAGGCTtccccggcggccgcgaccgctgcggaggcgagcagaggcCTGTGGACTTCGCGAACGCAGCCGTGGCCACCGCGGTGCGGTCTGCCCCCCCCGCACCGTTTTCCGCCGGGGGGGGAGGTCGCCCGagtggcgcctcgccgcccagTGCGCCGGCGAGTGGCTAcccgcaggcctccgccagcTACGCGTggcaggcgcacgcgtccgccttcgcctcgcctgcgtcgctttcttcctcctcgtcaaTTCGCCAGCCCCCACATGCCGGCGGCAGAGACCTGGGGCCTGCGAGCGCCGGCCACGCGTACCCGCCGAAcggagcgcgcgcgagccttcCGTCCGCCGCAAGTCAACCCCGCGGGTGTCACGACAGTACCTTGGACTCTTCAGGCGCGTCAGGGAACGACGGAGGAGAGCTCAGAGACGAGCGGGCTGGGTTTGCAGTGCCCCTGGCGGCGCTGACCCCAGAGCCACGATTCTCTGCGAGTTACTtgccgggggggggagagcgTGGCGCATTCAGTCCTCCTCACGCCGCCTCGACGCACGCGACTTCAAAGGACGCGAAGAAAGGAGGAGGTTTGCACCCGACGACAGCAGAGTCAGCGCTTTCGCGCGGATTCGTCGGCTCCAGCGCGCTCCCCTTCCGCCCGGGCGGCGCTGAGAAAGTCGCTCAGACTCACCACGAAACTGCAGTCACCCAGAGTCGGTCGGCGGCCCTTGCGCACagtgcgcgtgcgtctctggcgCTTGACTCTGAGCGGCTGGTGGGCGCAAGCGACCAGGCGAACGGCAGACGAAGCCACGACGTCGAAAGATTGGCGCTCGAAGGACAGGAACGGgggccggcggccgccgcgagcgagcccCGGGGCGATGCCTTGTGCGCGGGCGTGCGGCGTACGGAAGGGGCAGGCgttgcaggcggcgaaggcgagacacgAGGGATGCGGAAAGCAGAAGGGGAAGGGAGCGGCTTGAGGGGAGACGCCAGTCACTACGAATGCTTGCGTCGAGACTCTGGCATGCAGAAGTTCCTGTCGGATGCCACGGAGTACGTCCAGAGTGCAAACGCGCATCTcacgacggcgcgcagcacgcTGCCCAGCGACGGGAATGGCGACTCTTCAGATAAAACGAGGAACAGCCAAATTCAATCTGCAGACGCCAGTGCCAACCGGGAAAAGGAGCTCTTCAGCATGTACGCGAGAAGTGAAGCGCGTGCACACAGCTTCGCGGGGAACGCCAGCGGACGAAGTGCAGCGGTCTCCTGGGAGGCGGAGTCCGGTAGCAGAGGGAATCAGGTCCAAGCCGCTGACGCGGCAACCGCTGCGCGCTTCACGTCTTTCTCGTCCTTTCCTGCCTCGTTGGCATCGTCGCTCCCCTCTTGCACGGCGTCTCTAGGCTTGcccggcgcgcacgcagcggcaggcgcggccggGGAGCGGACGGACGATTCCGCCGGGACGCGTCCGTccgtgtacgtacaccggtCGCCGGGTGTcttggcgcccgccgccgcaggcgccgcgtgtTCGTATCCGTTCTCATGTGAGCAGCGTGAAGCTGCGCGCCCCCCACTGGGGCATCTGCGAGACGAATTCGGTGCGAAGGGTTCCGAGCGCAGCGCTCGAAAAGGAAGCGCGTCCAACTTGGCATTTGTGGGTCGCGTTCGCCAGCCACCGCACACGCCACCTCCTGGtctggagctgcgcggcggaggcgccgtgGCCGTCTGCCAGTCGGGCGGGCcgcacgcctccgcagcccctGAATTTCCGCCGTTTCTGTCTTTCGCGGATcaggcggccggcgccggcgcgccctcacgcagcaggcgaagtGAGGAGGGGATGCCGCAGGGGGATGCAGCGGGTGCGGGGggccgcgaaggcagcgacggccGGGATGTGGAtagagaggcaggaggcgacaAGCGGGAGGGTGCCGGAGGGACAAACTCGCAGAAGGCTCCTCAacgtggaggaggcggaaaatCGGCATCGGCTGCGAActcgagagacgccgagagaggagcttgcgccggcgaggaaggctcgcctgcgttgtgttcgttttttctctcggcgTCAGGCGACGGGGGGAGCTCGCTGGATGGGGGGGGCGTTGTCTCGGAGGGGCCGGCGACCCCGAAGAAGCTCCCCTCGCTCGCGAGTCGACCCACACAgttgtcttttttctctgaTGCTTCTTCGCTGGGATCGTCGTCCTTGTCGCTCGCGTCCACGGGCGGCGTGCGGcactgcggcgcctcggcgcgtgGCGGGGAAGGCGgtggcgcgcatgcatcgcggAACGGGCCTGCAAATGGCTTGACGGCCTTCTCAGGAGTTCTCACGCCccgggcgctggcgacgacggaTTTTGAGGACGCGGGGCGAAGTGCGCGCTCGCTGGGCGCCGAGTTCCATCACCTCTCGCTTTCGCAGCAAAGCACAGACGAAGAcacgctgcctgcgcagtcGGAGTTGCACCTGTCGTTCCTGTCCTCTTCGGACCTCTGGGGCTCTGCGCGTTCCAccgccgaggaagaaaggatgttcgccgacggcgcgcgcgacgacgcactcggcgaagcgtcgccgagtcgtctcctctcgtcttccttctcctccttcgcgtcgctctcgtcttcgttctcctccgcgtcgccgctgccgttTGTGGCCTTCTCCGACCAgactgcctcctcctcgctctccacgctgccggcgctgacTTCGCAGGCCGAGGGCGctgcgaagagagcggaggaggcgcgctgcgcgcgcgccgaagaaaaaGGCTGTGCGTCGCCGAGCCTCGACGGGGGCGGGGGCTTGCAGACCCccgccagcgaagagggcctctgccgcggcgaacggAGGGACGACGCCTCTGAGCGAAGGGGAGATGACGCCCGACCGTTCGATCGAACTCGGCTAACTGGCGGGAAGCCGCTGGCGAGTGTCTGGGTCGAGGCgtcgcaggaggcgccggccggGCGCACAGCGGAGGAGACTGGTCTGCATTTTTCGTGCTTTGCGCAGAGTCAGGGCGGCGTCTGTGGCGACGAAGCGCTGGGCAAGAGCCGAGGCACAacggggggcggcgcagtGGGTCATGTATcgtgcgcctcggcgtcgcttctGGTTCCGCTCTCGCTGAGCACAGGCAgcacggaggaagaagatgaaagcgagcggcaggccgcgagccagagcaaggcgaagacgctgctgccgcacctcctcgccgacggcggcctcgcgccccaTCTCGACGAAAGCGGGAAGAGCCAGGCGAAGGCCCTTGCGACCCCGTTCCTCCCCCTGTCCTGCAGAGGCTACCGCCGCCCCTCAGCGAAGGGCGACGGTACGCAGGTGGAGGACGGGGCAGCGAcgggccgcagccgcgacccCCGCGAAGATGTCGAAAACGCCGAgcaagcagaagagagagcgggggaggaggaggcacaGGAAAACACGTCGACTGCCTGGCCGCTGTCACTGCGTTCTTCGTCctgctcgtcgccgtcgtcgccctcggggTCTCGGACCGGTGACTCGAAGGCAGAGACCAAGCTGCAGctgggcgacgccggcggaactccggcgtcgcttcgcttCAACGTGAAGCTCGAAGAAGCCCTGAGcatcggcgacgcgcccgacgctggcggcctcgcgcgcctccacgatCGTCCGGCGGCGACAGTGGCCTCGTCCAGCAATGAGACGTACGCATTCTGCTTTTCCTCGcttgcttcctcctccgccttttCCTCGTCGGCGGAGACTGCCGGCTCCAAGGGTGAACCCGCGCATCCCATtggggcgcgccgcggcgggccaaatggcggcgaccgcgtggaCGCGAAGGGGCTCGTACtgcagggggggggagacacgcctggcgccttcgccttcccggCTCTgttggaggcgccgcagcagacctggggccgcgcgcccgaggcAGACAGGCCCGCCAAGCCGTCGAACTTCGCAAGCGCTTCTCCGCGATCGGTTTTCCCGCCGAAAGATCGTCCGTCTCCGTCTGCGGTGTTCGCCCTCGCAGACCGCTGTCCTGCCTCGATTCTGCCGCAACACGAGACGACGATGCAGAGGCCGGCGGACGCCTCTCCTGGCGCCTCtagcgagaggcgcgcgggcgccggggaCTCAGCGCCGACGTTGAAGGCCGTCAAGCGCTTCCACGAAGCGAAGGACGACGGGAAAAGCGCCGGCGGGGGTGTTGGCGTGCCGCGGCCTGCCCCGAGTtgccctctcgcgctgccgtctctgctctctcaccgcgccgcgcatcagcaaggcctgccgccgctcgtcgtgtcggcgctcgcgtcgccgtcctgctGCGCTTCGGCTGCCTCGCACTCGGCCGCCTTTCCGCGctttgccttcttcgccgcggccgctggagaggacaggcggcaggcgcgagagggcggaggcgaaggcgccgggccgccccgaggcgccgcgacgctcccacgcgacggcgagaatgagtcgcgagcgccgaggccgGAGGAGAGCCGCAGGGACTCCGCAAGCGCGCACCAGACAActgaggcgcgggcggggcTCGAGGCtccagagggcgacggctcCACGGCGCAGATgagcgacgcgagggcgtgggcgacagagacgccggatgaagccgcgcgggcgcgcgcctctccggagagagctgcagcgcctgaggcgcgcggaagaactagcgagcgggcgcggcacgtgcatgcgcggctgcgagagcGGAACGCACCGGGAGAAAgtgtcgcgcgcgtggaggagACGGGGGCCGCAGCTGGGGggcaggaaggcgacgctgtGTCTGAAGGCGTCGTGAGCGTCGTCGTGCGCAGGGCATTTGTGGGTCTGCGGCGGGACGAtgcagggaggaggcggggcggctcCGACGCGGCATGTGCTGCTTTCGCGAGCGAGTcgcaggacggcgagcggccgcgcgcggagactttCGAGctgagcggcgcgtcgcccagcgCGCACCGATCAGTTCCGCTCAGTGGAGCCTCGCAGACTCCACGCCATGCCATTTGCAGCCAGCCGTACGTGTGCGGATTCGCTGCTTGCGCCTCGATGAGCGGGCCTGCGGACGAGTGCGAGGGCTGGACGAGGCCTGGCGGCGAAGTGCCCAGTCGAGACTGCGACGAAGTCGAGGCAGCGCAGGACgttggcgccgcggctgcgcgatcCAAATTCATTACGTCGATGCCGGATGTGGGCTGCGGCGTGACTGTCGCGGGGggaagcgacgaggaggcggcagggcgTGCAGGGCTGCTGTGCGAGggggtcgccgcgcgtctgacgcgcggcgagtctgCCTCGCACGAtctcgaggagagagacaaagcCGCCGGAagggagggagacgaagcggtggccgccgccggcgccgcgcgcaggggACCGCGGAGGCACACGCTGCGAAGGAaaagcagcgaggaggcggccgcgggactTGGCGAAGCTGACACGTCttcagccggcggcgcttcccCGCACAAGGGCAAAGCGAGGGCCGTTGACGAGCTAGCCAAGCGCGAGAGTGATGCCGCCGGGGGAGCAGGCGCCCCCGCAGCGGTCGATATGGCAACTCTACTCGAT CGAATCGACGACATcacgcggcagctgccgccctccGTGCTGGATGCGGTGCTGTCcggcctctcctc
- a CDS encoding uncharacterized protein (encoded by transcript BESB_072560), protein MRRCRVVWGGSNPQSSPVFGLPPVSPAVSPLPKLHGWCDGSGEAELPREVLEGLRPWRAVASFRLSPPPRAGFAGGWERGEEEVRTRTSSCAETLQEEPFTANQERAGSALPEESSEAFAHAATADAGKANSCLAAISMASRWNRQVAVFWCCTPEAARAFAPSSRVTSSSCFRLKTNATPLSVTAGFTFESAGAVCDISAAGTPKS, encoded by the exons ATGCGGCG CTGTAGGGTTGTGTGGGGGGGCAGCAACCCGCAGAGCAGCCCCGTGTTTGGGCTTCCGCCTGTGTCGCCTGCCGTTTCTCCTCTCCCGAAACTGCATGGCTGGTGCGACGGCTCCGGCGAAGCTGAGCTGCCTCGTGAGGTGCTCGAGGGGCTGCGGCcctggcgcgccgtcgcctcgttccgcctgtctccgcctccccgcgCGGGCTTCGCAGGCGGCTGGGAGCGTGGGGAAGAAGAAGTCCGAACGCGAAcctcgagctgcgcggaAACTCTGCAGGAGGAGCCTTTTACCGCGAACCAGGAACGCGCAGGCTCAGCGCTGCCTGAGGAGTCAAGTGAGGCCTTCGCTCACGCCGCCACTGCGGACGCAGGCAAGGCGAATAGTTGTTTAGCGGCGATTAGTATGGCATCACGGTGGAACCGGCAAGTAGCCGTCTTCTGGTGCTGCACGCCTGAGGCAGCGCGGGCCTTCGCTCCGTCGTCTCGTGTCACTTCCTCCTCTTGCTTCCGGCTGAAAACGAACGCGACGCCTCTGAGCGTGACCGCAGGCTTCACGTTTGAGTCTGCCGGCGCGGTATGCGACATCTCGGCGGCGGGTACGCCGAAATCCTGA